The Actinomadura sp. WMMB 499 genome includes a window with the following:
- a CDS encoding DUF397 domain-containing protein has protein sequence MTKPRKPVCPLSPQWRKSSCSQGGGTECVEVAEAPGHWFVRDSKDPDGPTLIVAPSAWSALLAAVKTGAHDLP, from the coding sequence ATGACCAAGCCTCGGAAGCCCGTCTGTCCCCTGTCCCCCCAGTGGCGGAAGAGCAGCTGCTCCCAGGGCGGAGGAACGGAGTGCGTTGAGGTCGCGGAAGCCCCCGGACACTGGTTCGTCCGAGACTCCAAGGACCCGGACGGCCCAACGCTCATCGTCGCGCCAAGCGCCTGGTCGGCGCTCCTCGCCGCCGTCAAGACCGGCGCCCACGACCTGCCCTGA
- a CDS encoding response regulator transcription factor has translation MSSTRILVVDDQTVVREGLVLLLELLPGIEVAGAAADGEQALAMVAEKAPDVVLMDLRMPRMDGVEATRRIREEHPATEVVVLTTYADDDSIFAALRAGARGYLTKDAGADEIAQAVAAVRGGAAQLDPSVQRRLIEAVAAGERPRTSRGGLPDGLTRREAEVLALIAQGRSNAEIAGDLFIGEATVKTHINNLFAKANLRDRAQAVTYAFKHGLAG, from the coding sequence GTGAGCAGCACGCGCATCCTCGTCGTGGACGACCAGACCGTGGTCCGCGAGGGGCTGGTCCTCCTCCTGGAACTGCTCCCCGGCATCGAGGTGGCCGGGGCGGCCGCCGACGGCGAGCAGGCCCTCGCGATGGTCGCCGAGAAGGCCCCCGACGTCGTCCTCATGGACCTGCGCATGCCCCGGATGGACGGCGTCGAGGCGACCCGCCGCATCCGGGAGGAGCATCCGGCCACCGAGGTCGTCGTCCTCACCACCTACGCCGACGACGATTCGATCTTCGCCGCGCTGCGGGCCGGCGCCCGCGGCTACCTGACCAAGGACGCCGGCGCCGACGAGATCGCGCAGGCCGTCGCGGCGGTCCGCGGCGGCGCGGCCCAGCTCGACCCGTCCGTCCAGCGCCGTCTCATCGAGGCGGTGGCGGCGGGCGAACGCCCCCGGACGTCCCGCGGCGGCCTCCCCGACGGCCTCACCCGCCGCGAGGCCGAGGTCCTCGCCCTCATCGCGCAGGGACGGTCCAACGCCGAGATCGCCGGTGACCTGTTCATTGGCGAGGCCACGGTGAAGACCCACATCAACAACCTGTTCGCCAAGGCGAACCTGCGCGACCGCGCCCAGGCGGTCACCTACGCCTTCAAGCACGGCCTCGCCGGCTGA
- a CDS encoding isochorismatase family protein, translated as MTVSTPLRDVIGLDGALPALSSSTLVLIDFQNTYRTGVMALPDADRALDAAARLLDRARAAGTPVVHVVHDGGEGSPYDIRAESGRIDVRVAPRDGEPVVVKGFPDSFHETDLTDVLDGLGAGPDLILAGFMTHMCVQSTAQGAFNRGYRPTVVAEACATRPLAGPDGAPVPADALHAAALTTIGDLFGRVAARATDLPG; from the coding sequence ATGACCGTTTCGACGCCCCTGCGCGACGTGATCGGCCTCGACGGCGCCCTGCCCGCGCTGTCGTCGAGCACCCTGGTGCTGATCGACTTCCAGAACACCTACCGCACCGGCGTCATGGCGCTGCCGGACGCCGACCGCGCTTTGGACGCCGCCGCGCGGCTGCTGGACCGCGCCCGCGCCGCCGGGACTCCCGTGGTGCACGTCGTCCACGACGGAGGCGAGGGCAGCCCGTACGACATCCGCGCCGAGAGCGGGCGGATCGACGTCCGCGTCGCGCCCCGCGACGGCGAACCCGTGGTCGTGAAGGGCTTCCCCGACTCCTTCCACGAGACCGACCTAACGGACGTCCTGGACGGCTTGGGTGCCGGGCCGGACCTGATCCTGGCCGGTTTCATGACCCACATGTGCGTCCAGTCCACCGCACAGGGCGCGTTCAACCGCGGTTACCGGCCCACCGTCGTCGCGGAGGCCTGCGCGACCCGGCCGCTGGCGGGCCCGGACGGCGCGCCGGTGCCGGCGGACGCCCTGCACGCCGCCGCGCTGACCACGATCGGCGACCTGTTCGGCCGGGTCGCCGCCCGCGCGACCGACCTGCCCGGCTGA
- a CDS encoding nitroreductase family deazaflavin-dependent oxidoreductase, whose translation MEIVRTPAPPTGVRRLLWRLPVHFYRRGLGVLMPPRIMLLTHTGRKSGRPRQAVIEVVERGPDGHVAASGFGVRSDWYQNVLKTPDVTIQVGRRVIPATAVPLSREEGADLMARYGPTHPRTAKRLCSIMGYAIDGSVDDYRAVGERVPFVRFAPRPDGTG comes from the coding sequence TTGGAGATCGTCAGAACGCCCGCACCGCCGACCGGGGTACGCCGCCTGCTGTGGCGGCTGCCCGTCCACTTCTACCGGCGGGGCCTGGGCGTCCTGATGCCGCCGCGCATCATGCTGCTCACCCACACCGGGCGCAAGTCCGGCAGGCCGCGCCAGGCCGTCATCGAGGTCGTCGAGCGCGGGCCGGACGGGCACGTGGCGGCGTCCGGCTTCGGCGTCCGGTCCGACTGGTACCAGAACGTCCTCAAGACACCGGACGTCACGATCCAGGTGGGGCGGCGCGTCATCCCGGCCACCGCCGTACCGCTGTCGCGGGAGGAGGGCGCGGACCTGATGGCCCGGTACGGGCCGACCCACCCGCGCACCGCCAAGCGGCTCTGCTCGATCATGGGCTACGCGATCGACGGCAGCGTGGACGACTACCGGGCCGTCGGGGAGCGCGTCCCGTTCGTCCGGTTCGCCCCGCGCCCGGACGGGACGGGGTAG
- a CDS encoding sensor histidine kinase, whose product MDEPVSCGRTARRAELIARVIVVGGLIGWGVGSYLYRLFTTDPAPGLSGAGLAVSALNLALFAVLICGLLGRREAGARSRTPLIPCLVAAFPIAMVLFAVNPDYDGALYMCMPALWTLCMRLPLYWGMAFGALVAAAVTVLGRFVGDGVDIGLLVAFAGIILGGLATRQGMAAQQAARRAEAANAVLAERSRIAREIHDILAHSLSAQVVHLEGARLLLSRDGDRVQALDRVERARNLARSGLEETRRALATLRGEIPEPREVIAELAEDFYVTTGRPCDVQVTGTVRELSAQAGLTVVRTAQEALTNVRKHAPGARARVLLRYLKDTVELEVTDTGGTEPGLDLGGGGYGLVGMRERAELIDGTLETGPDGKGFRVALRVPVG is encoded by the coding sequence ATGGACGAGCCCGTGAGCTGCGGCCGGACGGCCCGGCGCGCCGAGCTGATCGCCCGCGTGATCGTCGTCGGCGGCCTCATCGGCTGGGGCGTGGGCTCCTACCTCTACCGCCTGTTCACGACCGACCCGGCCCCCGGCCTCAGCGGCGCCGGACTCGCCGTCTCGGCGCTCAACCTCGCGCTGTTCGCCGTCCTGATCTGCGGCCTGCTGGGACGGCGCGAGGCGGGCGCGCGCTCGCGCACGCCGCTGATCCCCTGCCTCGTGGCGGCCTTCCCGATCGCCATGGTCCTGTTCGCCGTCAACCCCGACTACGACGGCGCCCTCTACATGTGCATGCCGGCCCTCTGGACCCTGTGCATGCGGCTGCCCCTGTACTGGGGAATGGCCTTCGGGGCGCTCGTCGCGGCCGCCGTGACGGTGCTCGGCCGGTTCGTCGGGGACGGCGTCGACATCGGCCTGCTCGTCGCGTTCGCGGGCATCATCCTCGGCGGGCTCGCCACCCGCCAGGGCATGGCCGCGCAGCAGGCGGCCCGCCGCGCCGAGGCCGCCAACGCGGTGCTCGCCGAACGCTCCCGCATCGCCCGGGAGATCCACGACATCCTCGCGCACTCCCTGTCCGCCCAGGTCGTCCACCTCGAGGGGGCGCGGCTGCTGCTGTCGCGGGACGGCGACCGCGTGCAGGCCCTCGACCGCGTCGAGCGCGCCCGCAACCTGGCCCGGTCCGGCCTCGAGGAGACCCGGCGCGCCCTCGCCACCCTCCGCGGCGAGATCCCCGAACCCCGCGAGGTCATCGCCGAACTCGCCGAGGACTTCTACGTCACCACGGGCCGTCCCTGCGACGTCCAGGTCACCGGGACGGTCCGCGAACTGTCGGCGCAGGCCGGGCTCACCGTCGTCCGGACGGCGCAGGAGGCGCTCACGAACGTCCGCAAGCACGCGCCCGGCGCGCGCGCACGGGTCCTCCTGCGCTACCTCAAGGACACGGTCGAACTGGAAGTTACGGATACCGGCGGAACGGAGCCCGGCCTAGACTTGGGCGGCGGCGGATACGGCCTCGTGGGGATGCGCGAACGCGCGGAACTCATCGACGGAACCCTGGAGACGGGCCCGGACGGCAAGGGTTTCCGGGTCGCCCTCCGCGTGCCGGTGGGGTGA
- a CDS encoding TetR/AcrR family transcriptional regulator, with protein MGTTGGTAGGRSRRNGTGAGEPANVRLSRAALELFAQKGFHATGIREIGAHAGVSTSMLYHYLRSKDEVLTDLVLEGVDRHGQALESACAAVDRPEERLAALIGVQIIIPVKHPHMSRLLQQELHVSDWSATPAISGRLARTNLLWSEVLEDGRAEGVFTFESVSLTRIALMRSTTLVTQWYREEGALGPEEMAARFADLGLGTVRAARDGRPLRFGDLAAPSIPGLIEIVEASHRDVWW; from the coding sequence ATGGGCACCACCGGCGGAACGGCCGGGGGGCGGTCACGGCGGAACGGGACGGGCGCCGGGGAACCGGCGAACGTCCGCCTCTCCCGGGCCGCGCTGGAACTGTTCGCACAGAAGGGCTTCCACGCGACCGGGATCCGCGAGATCGGGGCCCACGCGGGAGTGAGCACGTCGATGCTCTACCACTACCTGCGCTCCAAGGACGAGGTGCTGACCGACCTCGTGCTGGAGGGCGTCGACCGGCACGGCCAGGCGCTGGAGAGCGCGTGCGCCGCCGTCGACCGGCCCGAGGAGCGGCTCGCCGCCCTCATCGGGGTGCAGATCATCATCCCCGTGAAGCACCCGCACATGAGCCGGTTGCTGCAGCAGGAACTGCATGTGAGCGACTGGTCGGCCACCCCGGCGATCAGCGGCCGGCTCGCGCGGACCAACCTCCTGTGGAGCGAGGTCCTCGAGGACGGGCGGGCCGAGGGCGTCTTCACCTTCGAGTCGGTGTCGCTGACCCGGATCGCGCTGATGCGCTCGACCACCCTGGTCACGCAGTGGTACCGGGAGGAGGGGGCGCTCGGGCCGGAGGAGATGGCGGCGCGGTTCGCCGACCTCGGTCTCGGCACCGTCCGCGCGGCCCGCGACGGCCGCCCGCTCCGCTTCGGCGACCTCGCCGCCCCGTCGATCCCCGGGCTCATCGAGATCGTCGAGGCCTCCCACCGGGACGTCTGGTGGTAG
- a CDS encoding NAD(P)-dependent oxidoreductase, whose protein sequence is MRILVIGSTGRTGRHVLSRGVERGHEITAFARRPELLPEDAALAGVHRGDAHDLDAVRDAVRGQDAVVAAVGGSRIASTLITAMREHGVRRVVMTSSRSVPATRPRPVVALAWLFLREVYADLARAEGMLQVSGLDWSIARGTRLTDKPPAGRVHIDFEANATGGAMHLSRADYATALLDIAEDPAMIGRAAGICGP, encoded by the coding sequence ATGCGGATCCTGGTCATCGGCTCGACGGGACGGACGGGCAGGCACGTGCTGTCGCGGGGGGTCGAGCGCGGGCACGAGATCACCGCGTTCGCCCGGCGTCCCGAACTGCTCCCCGAGGACGCCGCGCTCGCGGGCGTCCACCGGGGCGACGCGCACGACCTGGACGCCGTGCGCGACGCGGTGCGCGGCCAGGACGCGGTCGTCGCCGCGGTCGGCGGCAGCCGCATCGCGAGCACGCTCATCACCGCGATGCGCGAGCACGGGGTCCGGCGCGTGGTGATGACGAGCAGCCGCTCGGTGCCCGCCACCCGCCCGCGCCCGGTGGTCGCGCTGGCGTGGCTCTTCCTGCGCGAGGTGTACGCGGACCTCGCGCGAGCCGAGGGCATGCTGCAGGTCAGCGGCCTCGACTGGAGCATCGCGCGCGGTACGAGGCTGACCGACAAGCCCCCGGCCGGACGCGTCCACATCGACTTCGAGGCCAACGCGACGGGCGGGGCGATGCACCTCTCGCGCGCCGACTACGCGACGGCGCTGCTCGACATCGCCGAGGATCCCGCCATGATCGGCCGGGCGGCCGGCATCTGCGGGCCCTGA
- a CDS encoding GlxA family transcriptional regulator → MPAPHRVVIAVFPGVDLLDVTGPAEVFALASRELPGTPYEVLLAGPDGGQVRTSAGVRVGVDLTFDQVGDRVDTLVVPGALGPDGAPVIDPELVGWIVGTARHARRVASVCVGAHLLAAAGLLAGRTATTHWATADRLAADHPDVTVDPDPIYVRSGNVWTGAGISACMDLALALVAEDQGERVALAVARQLVMYLKRPGGQSQFSVPLWQAPTERRDIDELRAWIIANPAADLSAAALAERLCLSERHFARIFRQETGGTPAAFVEAARVEEARRLLECTDDPLGRVAAACGLGSAETLHRAFRRRLGTTPAAYRRRFRTAA, encoded by the coding sequence ATGCCAGCTCCGCACCGTGTCGTCATCGCCGTGTTCCCCGGCGTCGATCTCCTCGACGTCACCGGGCCCGCCGAAGTGTTCGCGCTGGCGTCCCGGGAGCTGCCCGGCACCCCGTACGAGGTGCTGCTGGCCGGGCCGGACGGCGGCCAGGTGCGGACGAGCGCCGGCGTCCGGGTCGGCGTCGACCTGACGTTCGACCAGGTCGGCGACCGGGTGGACACCCTCGTCGTGCCCGGCGCGCTGGGTCCGGACGGCGCGCCGGTGATCGATCCCGAGCTGGTCGGCTGGATCGTCGGCACCGCCCGGCACGCCCGCCGGGTCGCCTCGGTGTGCGTCGGCGCGCACCTGCTGGCGGCCGCGGGCCTGCTGGCGGGCCGGACGGCGACGACGCACTGGGCGACCGCCGACCGGCTGGCCGCCGACCACCCCGACGTCACCGTCGATCCCGATCCGATCTACGTCCGCTCGGGGAACGTGTGGACGGGCGCGGGGATCAGCGCGTGCATGGACCTCGCGCTCGCCCTCGTCGCAGAGGACCAGGGCGAACGGGTCGCGCTCGCGGTGGCGCGGCAGCTGGTGATGTACCTCAAGCGGCCGGGCGGGCAGAGCCAGTTCAGCGTCCCGCTGTGGCAGGCGCCCACCGAGCGCCGCGACATCGACGAACTGCGCGCGTGGATCATCGCGAACCCGGCCGCCGACCTGTCGGCGGCGGCCCTCGCCGAACGGCTGTGCCTGAGCGAGCGGCACTTCGCGCGGATCTTCCGCCAGGAGACCGGCGGCACCCCGGCCGCGTTCGTCGAGGCGGCCCGCGTGGAGGAGGCCCGGCGGCTGCTGGAGTGCACCGACGATCCGCTCGGTCGGGTCGCCGCCGCGTGCGGGCTCGGGTCCGCGGAGACGCTGCACCGCGCGTTCCGGCGGCGGCTCGGCACCACCCCGGCGGCCTACCGGCGGCGGTTCCGCACCGCCGCCTGA
- a CDS encoding SgcJ/EcaC family oxidoreductase → MSPHTEITDLLDGLAAAWNAGDATAYAAAFTEDADYISFDGRHARGRAAIESAHRWLFDGPLKGSIMAATTGQVRPLADGAALVVSEGGTAVAGGPHRPSIVSLTAVRTPGGWRFASFQNTRVAA, encoded by the coding sequence ATGTCCCCGCACACCGAGATCACCGACCTGCTGGACGGCCTCGCCGCGGCGTGGAACGCGGGCGACGCCACCGCCTACGCCGCCGCGTTCACCGAGGACGCCGACTACATCTCGTTCGACGGGCGGCACGCCCGCGGCCGGGCCGCCATCGAGTCCGCGCACCGGTGGCTCTTCGACGGGCCGCTCAAGGGTTCCATCATGGCCGCCACGACCGGCCAGGTCAGGCCGCTGGCCGACGGCGCCGCCCTGGTGGTCTCCGAGGGCGGCACCGCCGTCGCGGGCGGCCCGCACCGTCCGTCGATCGTGTCCCTCACCGCCGTCCGCACCCCCGGCGGGTGGCGCTTCGCCTCCTTCCAGAACACCCGGGTGGCGGCGTGA
- a CDS encoding alpha/beta fold hydrolase: MPSTSTGPAAPRPGAPTFVLVHGSGSSSFMWAPVQRELALLGHRSFAVDLPGHGLDAQYPVAYQAPQDLEAWAEEPSTLAGVTLRDNVDAVAGVVRRLAEHGPVVLVGASLGGTTITGVGNEFPELVSRLVYVSAWSCVQRANPIEYMQEPEFADNLMAPLAALNVGDPERLGVGRANYRTADPEMLAALKAATMAEVDDGRFRAFLNILQPDESMGVMASDARVRADTWGTIPRTYVRLTEDRSIPIAMQDRLIAEADALTPGNTYDVHTLDTSHAGFIFRADEVATILDGLPL, from the coding sequence ATGCCATCCACGTCCACCGGCCCGGCGGCCCCGCGCCCCGGCGCCCCCACGTTCGTCCTGGTCCACGGCTCCGGGAGCAGCTCCTTCATGTGGGCTCCCGTCCAGCGCGAACTGGCGCTGCTCGGCCACCGCAGCTTCGCCGTCGACCTGCCCGGCCACGGCCTCGACGCGCAGTACCCGGTCGCCTACCAGGCCCCGCAGGACCTCGAGGCCTGGGCCGAGGAACCGTCCACGCTGGCCGGGGTCACCCTGCGGGACAACGTCGACGCGGTCGCCGGCGTCGTCCGGCGCCTCGCCGAGCACGGCCCCGTCGTGCTGGTGGGCGCCAGCCTCGGCGGGACAACCATCACCGGCGTGGGGAACGAGTTCCCCGAGCTGGTGAGCCGGCTCGTCTACGTCTCCGCCTGGTCGTGCGTGCAGCGGGCGAACCCGATCGAGTACATGCAGGAGCCCGAGTTCGCGGACAATCTGATGGCCCCGCTGGCCGCCCTGAACGTCGGAGACCCCGAGCGGCTCGGGGTCGGCCGGGCCAACTACCGCACCGCCGACCCGGAGATGCTGGCCGCGCTCAAGGCGGCGACCATGGCGGAGGTCGACGACGGGCGGTTCCGGGCCTTCCTCAACATCCTGCAGCCCGACGAGTCGATGGGGGTGATGGCGTCGGACGCCCGTGTCCGGGCCGACACCTGGGGAACGATTCCACGGACCTACGTCCGGCTGACCGAGGACCGCTCCATCCCGATCGCCATGCAGGACCGGCTGATCGCCGAAGCGGACGCGCTGACCCCCGGCAACACCTACGACGTGCACACCCTCGACACGTCGCACGCGGGGTTCATATTCCGCGCCGATGAGGTGGCGACCATCCTCGACGGTCTGCCCCTCTAG
- a CDS encoding DNA alkylation repair protein: MAELADLEDPKIRAVNERHGDDHGVNLGKLRALAKRLKTQQELAGRLWETGDTAARLLALLICRPKAFERDELDGMIREASSPKVHDWLVNYVVKKSKHAEELRGAWSADPDPVVASAGWALTAERVVKKPDGLDLAGLLDAIEAGMKEAPHRLQWAMNTCLAQIGIEHAEHRDRAIGIGERLRVLEDYPTSPGCTSPYAPVWINEIVRRKQSV; encoded by the coding sequence ATGGCCGAGCTGGCCGACCTCGAGGACCCGAAGATCCGGGCGGTGAACGAGAGGCACGGCGACGATCACGGCGTGAACCTCGGCAAGCTGCGCGCACTCGCCAAGCGGCTGAAGACGCAGCAGGAACTCGCGGGCCGTCTGTGGGAGACCGGCGACACCGCGGCGCGGCTGCTGGCGCTCCTGATCTGCCGGCCGAAGGCGTTCGAACGGGACGAGCTGGACGGCATGATCCGCGAGGCGAGCAGTCCCAAGGTCCACGACTGGCTCGTGAACTACGTGGTGAAGAAGAGCAAGCACGCCGAGGAGCTGCGGGGTGCCTGGTCCGCCGATCCGGATCCGGTGGTCGCGAGCGCGGGCTGGGCGCTCACCGCCGAACGCGTGGTGAAGAAGCCCGACGGCCTCGACCTCGCGGGCCTGCTCGACGCCATCGAGGCGGGGATGAAGGAGGCTCCGCACCGCCTGCAGTGGGCGATGAACACCTGCCTGGCCCAGATCGGGATCGAGCACGCCGAGCACCGCGACCGGGCGATCGGCATCGGCGAGCGCCTGCGGGTGCTCGAGGACTACCCGACGTCCCCGGGCTGCACGTCCCCGTACGCGCCCGTCTGGATCAACGAGATCGTGCGCCGGAAGCAAAGCGTGTAG
- a CDS encoding PadR family transcriptional regulator codes for MARRADLVGLTVLAMLTVRASHPYELHRLIVDTHKDYVTGLPRSLYHAVERLAGEELIAPVETVREGRRPERTVYEITGEGRRELATRLRTLLETPGPDRRTFTAAVSLVGVLPLPEALRSLRTRAAALEGTLAGTDGHLGAMRESGLPDLLMIELDYERTLTGAELDWVRALIARLESGELDWSSTTDPGLLKQLLGEP; via the coding sequence ATGGCCCGGCGCGCCGATCTGGTCGGCCTGACGGTGCTCGCGATGCTCACGGTGCGGGCGAGCCACCCGTACGAGCTGCACCGCCTGATCGTCGACACCCACAAGGACTACGTGACGGGGCTGCCCAGGAGCCTCTACCACGCTGTCGAGCGGCTCGCCGGCGAGGAGCTGATCGCGCCGGTCGAGACCGTCCGGGAGGGCCGCCGGCCGGAGCGCACCGTCTACGAGATCACCGGCGAGGGCCGCCGCGAGCTGGCGACCCGGCTGCGGACGCTGCTCGAGACGCCGGGGCCCGACCGCCGGACGTTCACCGCGGCCGTCTCGCTCGTCGGTGTCCTCCCGCTGCCCGAGGCGCTGCGGTCGCTGCGCACCAGGGCGGCGGCGCTCGAGGGGACGCTGGCCGGGACGGACGGTCACCTGGGCGCCATGCGCGAGAGCGGCCTGCCCGACCTCCTGATGATCGAGCTCGACTACGAGCGGACGCTGACCGGTGCGGAACTCGACTGGGTGCGGGCGCTCATCGCGCGCCTGGAGTCGGGCGAGCTGGACTGGTCGAGCACCACGGACCCGGGGCTGCTGAAGCAGCTGCTCGGCGAGCCGTGA
- a CDS encoding aldo/keto reductase — MQQRTLGRQGLVTSAIGYGAMGISIAYGPGDEAEGAAAIRRAHEQGVTHFDTAELYGWGANEKIVGKTVAPFRDEITIATKFGFTREFGTDSRPDHIREVLDNSLRYLGVDHVDVLYQHRVDPDVPIEDVAGTVKELIEAGKVKYFGLSEAGPQTIRKAHAVQPVSVLQTEYSLFERDVEELLPVLRELGIGFVAYSPLGRGFLTGTARPAGEYDATDMRNSDPRWQPGNFEKNLEAVRRLTELAASKDATVAQLALAWLLARGDDIVPIPGTRSVARVEENNAAADLALTAADLDAIDEILPTGGFGARYAGGRVPTWV, encoded by the coding sequence ATGCAGCAGCGCACTCTGGGACGTCAGGGACTGGTCACCTCGGCCATCGGGTACGGCGCGATGGGCATCTCGATCGCCTACGGGCCCGGCGACGAGGCCGAGGGGGCCGCGGCAATCCGGCGAGCTCACGAACAGGGCGTCACGCACTTCGACACCGCCGAGCTGTACGGGTGGGGCGCCAATGAGAAGATCGTCGGCAAGACCGTCGCGCCGTTCCGGGACGAGATCACGATCGCGACCAAGTTCGGGTTCACCCGCGAGTTCGGCACGGACTCGCGGCCCGACCACATCCGCGAGGTGCTCGACAACAGCCTGCGTTACCTCGGCGTCGACCACGTAGACGTCCTGTACCAGCACCGGGTCGACCCCGACGTGCCGATCGAGGACGTCGCCGGGACGGTCAAGGAGCTCATCGAGGCGGGCAAGGTCAAGTACTTCGGCCTGTCGGAGGCCGGGCCGCAGACGATCCGGAAGGCGCACGCCGTCCAGCCGGTCTCGGTCCTGCAGACCGAGTACTCGCTGTTCGAGCGCGACGTCGAGGAGCTGCTCCCCGTCCTGCGCGAGCTGGGCATCGGCTTCGTCGCCTACTCCCCGCTGGGACGCGGCTTCCTCACCGGCACCGCCAGGCCCGCCGGGGAGTACGACGCCACCGACATGCGCAACAGCGACCCGCGCTGGCAGCCGGGCAACTTCGAGAAGAACCTCGAGGCCGTCCGGCGGCTGACCGAGCTGGCCGCGTCCAAGGACGCGACCGTCGCCCAGCTCGCCCTCGCCTGGCTGCTCGCCCGGGGCGATGACATCGTGCCGATTCCCGGCACCCGCAGCGTCGCGCGGGTGGAGGAGAACAACGCGGCGGCCGACCTGGCTCTCACCGCCGCCGACCTGGACGCCATCGACGAGATCCTTCCCACCGGCGGCTTCGGCGCGCGTTACGCCGGGGGACGTGTGCCCACCTGGGTCTGA
- a CDS encoding nuclear transport factor 2 family protein — protein sequence MPSQEDMKAALQAYIDGFNSGDPAAVVALFAADATVEDPVGNPPITGRDAIGEFYANAVASGAELRLDAPIRGSHGDAAAMAFTVEMPAMRIRVIDVMTFGEDGLITGMRAHWGPGDVETS from the coding sequence ATGCCCTCCCAGGAAGACATGAAAGCCGCACTCCAGGCCTACATCGACGGCTTCAACAGCGGCGACCCCGCGGCCGTCGTGGCCCTCTTCGCCGCCGACGCGACCGTCGAGGACCCCGTCGGCAATCCGCCCATCACCGGCCGGGACGCGATCGGCGAGTTCTACGCGAACGCCGTGGCGTCCGGCGCCGAGCTCAGGCTCGACGCCCCGATTCGCGGTTCCCACGGCGACGCCGCGGCCATGGCGTTCACCGTGGAGATGCCGGCCATGCGCATCCGCGTCATCGACGTGATGACCTTCGGCGAGGACGGCCTGATCACCGGCATGCGGGCCCACTGGGGACCGGGCGACGTCGAGACGTCCTGA
- a CDS encoding DUF397 domain-containing protein produces MSQSPPLTWRKSSRSAQGADCVEVAEISGQRAIRDSKIPGGATLPVTPHTWSSLLARIKQGHHDLH; encoded by the coding sequence ATGTCCCAGTCCCCTCCCCTTACATGGCGTAAGAGTTCCCGTTCAGCGCAGGGGGCGGACTGCGTTGAGGTCGCGGAGATCTCCGGGCAACGCGCGATACGTGACTCCAAGATCCCGGGAGGGGCGACGCTCCCCGTCACCCCACACACCTGGTCCTCCCTCCTCGCCCGCATCAAGCAAGGACACCACGACCTGCACTAA